A region of Esox lucius isolate fEsoLuc1 chromosome 3, fEsoLuc1.pri, whole genome shotgun sequence DNA encodes the following proteins:
- the ap1m1 gene encoding AP-1 complex subunit mu-1 isoform X1 → MSASAVYVLDLKGKVLICKNYRGDVDMSEIEHFLNLLMEKEEEGALSPILANGGVRFMWIKHNNLYFVATSKKNACVSLVFSFLYKIIQVFSEYFKELEEESIRDNFVIIYELMDELMDFGYPQTTDSKILQEYITQEGHKLDTSAPRPPATITNAVSWRSEGIKYRKNEVFLDVVESVNLLVSANGNVLCSEIVGSIKMRVFLSGMPELRLGLNDKVLFENTGRGKSKSVELEDVKFNQCVRLSRFENDRTISFIPPDGEFELMSYRLNTHVKPLIWIESVIEKHSHSRIEYMIKAKSQFKRRSTANNVEIHIPVPMDADTPQFKTTVGSVKWIPENSEIVWSLKSFPGGKEYLMRAHFGLPSVEAEDKEGKPPISVKFEIPYFTTSGIQTTSSGRSEQCPRWAGGRTRSMIEGKSLLPDPTYI, encoded by the exons GTCCTGATCTGTAAGAACTATCGTGGAGATGTGGACATGTCTGAGATTGAGCACTTCTTAAACCTCCTgatggaaaaggaggaggagggtgccCTGTCTCCCATTTTGGCCAACGGAGGGGTGCGCTTCATGTGGATCAAACACAACAATCTCTACT TTGTGGCAACATCCAAGAAAAACGCTTGTGTGTCCCTGGTTTTCTCCTTTCTCTACAAAATAATCCAG GTATTCTCAGAGTATTTCAAGGAGTTAGAAGAGGAGAGTATCAGGGATAACTTTGTCATCATCTATGAGCTCATGGATGAGCTTATGGACTTCGGCTACCCCCAGACCACTGACAGCAAGATCCTGCAGGA GTACATCACCCAGGAGGGTCACAAGCTGGACACCAGTGCCCCCCGCCCCCCGGCAACCATCACCAACGCTGTGTCATGGAGGTCAGAGGGCATCAAGTATAGGAAGAATGAGGTGTTCCTAGACGTCGTAGAGTCGGTCAACCTCCTT GTCAGTGCTAATGGTAATGTGTTGTGCAGTGAGATTGTTGGTTCCATCAAGATGCGTGTGTTCCTGTCTGGAATGCCAGAGCTTCGCCTGGGCCTGAATGACAAGGTTCTGTTTGAGAACACTGGAC GAGGAAAGAGTAAGTCAGTGGAGCTGGAGGATGTAAAGTTTAATCAGTGTGTCCGTTTGTCCCGCTTTGAGAACGACCGCACAATCTCCTTCATTCCCCCCGACGGAGAGTTTGAGCTCATGTCCTACCGCCTCAACACACAT GTGAAGCCACTAATATGGATTGAGTCTGTTATAGAGAAGCATTCTCACAGCCGCATTGAGTACATGATCAAG GCTAAGAGTCAGTTCAAGAGGCGTTCGACTGCCAACAACGTAGAGATCCACATTCCAGTTCCCATGGATGCCGACACACCCCAGTTCAAGACCACGGTGGGCAGTGTGAAGTGGATCCCGGAGAACAGCGAGATCGTCTGGTCCTTGAAGTCTTTCCCT GGGGGTAAAGAGTACTTAATGCGAGCACACTTTGGCCTGCCCAGTGTGGAGGCAGAAGACAAGGAGGGGAAACCTCCCATCAGTGTCAAGTTTGAGATTCCTTACTTCACCACCTCTGGCATACAG ACTACCAGCTCCGGACGCAGTGAGCAGTGTCCGCGGTGGGCAGGTGGCAGGACGAGGTCTATGATCGAGGGGAAGAGTCTGCTACCTGACCCGACATACATCTGA
- the ap1m1 gene encoding AP-1 complex subunit mu-1 isoform X3: MSEIEHFLNLLMEKEEEGALSPILANGGVRFMWIKHNNLYFVATSKKNACVSLVFSFLYKIIQVFSEYFKELEEESIRDNFVIIYELMDELMDFGYPQTTDSKILQEYITQEGHKLDTSAPRPPATITNAVSWRSEGIKYRKNEVFLDVVESVNLLVSANGNVLCSEIVGSIKMRVFLSGMPELRLGLNDKVLFENTGRGKSKSVELEDVKFNQCVRLSRFENDRTISFIPPDGEFELMSYRLNTHVKPLIWIESVIEKHSHSRIEYMIKAKSQFKRRSTANNVEIHIPVPMDADTPQFKTTVGSVKWIPENSEIVWSLKSFPGGKEYLMRAHFGLPSVEAEDKEGKPPISVKFEIPYFTTSGIQTTSSGRSEQCPRWAGGRTRSMIEGKSLLPDPTYI, from the exons ATGTCTGAGATTGAGCACTTCTTAAACCTCCTgatggaaaaggaggaggagggtgccCTGTCTCCCATTTTGGCCAACGGAGGGGTGCGCTTCATGTGGATCAAACACAACAATCTCTACT TTGTGGCAACATCCAAGAAAAACGCTTGTGTGTCCCTGGTTTTCTCCTTTCTCTACAAAATAATCCAG GTATTCTCAGAGTATTTCAAGGAGTTAGAAGAGGAGAGTATCAGGGATAACTTTGTCATCATCTATGAGCTCATGGATGAGCTTATGGACTTCGGCTACCCCCAGACCACTGACAGCAAGATCCTGCAGGA GTACATCACCCAGGAGGGTCACAAGCTGGACACCAGTGCCCCCCGCCCCCCGGCAACCATCACCAACGCTGTGTCATGGAGGTCAGAGGGCATCAAGTATAGGAAGAATGAGGTGTTCCTAGACGTCGTAGAGTCGGTCAACCTCCTT GTCAGTGCTAATGGTAATGTGTTGTGCAGTGAGATTGTTGGTTCCATCAAGATGCGTGTGTTCCTGTCTGGAATGCCAGAGCTTCGCCTGGGCCTGAATGACAAGGTTCTGTTTGAGAACACTGGAC GAGGAAAGAGTAAGTCAGTGGAGCTGGAGGATGTAAAGTTTAATCAGTGTGTCCGTTTGTCCCGCTTTGAGAACGACCGCACAATCTCCTTCATTCCCCCCGACGGAGAGTTTGAGCTCATGTCCTACCGCCTCAACACACAT GTGAAGCCACTAATATGGATTGAGTCTGTTATAGAGAAGCATTCTCACAGCCGCATTGAGTACATGATCAAG GCTAAGAGTCAGTTCAAGAGGCGTTCGACTGCCAACAACGTAGAGATCCACATTCCAGTTCCCATGGATGCCGACACACCCCAGTTCAAGACCACGGTGGGCAGTGTGAAGTGGATCCCGGAGAACAGCGAGATCGTCTGGTCCTTGAAGTCTTTCCCT GGGGGTAAAGAGTACTTAATGCGAGCACACTTTGGCCTGCCCAGTGTGGAGGCAGAAGACAAGGAGGGGAAACCTCCCATCAGTGTCAAGTTTGAGATTCCTTACTTCACCACCTCTGGCATACAG ACTACCAGCTCCGGACGCAGTGAGCAGTGTCCGCGGTGGGCAGGTGGCAGGACGAGGTCTATGATCGAGGGGAAGAGTCTGCTACCTGACCCGACATACATCTGA
- the ap1m1 gene encoding AP-1 complex subunit mu-1 isoform X2 produces the protein MSASAVYVLDLKGKVLICKNYRGDVDMSEIEHFLNLLMEKEEEGALSPILANGGVRFMWIKHNNLYFVATSKKNACVSLVFSFLYKIIQVFSEYFKELEEESIRDNFVIIYELMDELMDFGYPQTTDSKILQEYITQEGHKLDTSAPRPPATITNAVSWRSEGIKYRKNEVFLDVVESVNLLVSANGNVLCSEIVGSIKMRVFLSGMPELRLGLNDKVLFENTGRGKSKSVELEDVKFNQCVRLSRFENDRTISFIPPDGEFELMSYRLNTHVKPLIWIESVIEKHSHSRIEYMIKAKSQFKRRSTANNVEIHIPVPMDADTPQFKTTVGSVKWIPENSEIVWSLKSFPGGKEYLMRAHFGLPSVEAEDKEGKPPISVKFEIPYFTTSGIQVRYLKIIEKSGYQALPWVRYITQNGDYQLRTQ, from the exons GTCCTGATCTGTAAGAACTATCGTGGAGATGTGGACATGTCTGAGATTGAGCACTTCTTAAACCTCCTgatggaaaaggaggaggagggtgccCTGTCTCCCATTTTGGCCAACGGAGGGGTGCGCTTCATGTGGATCAAACACAACAATCTCTACT TTGTGGCAACATCCAAGAAAAACGCTTGTGTGTCCCTGGTTTTCTCCTTTCTCTACAAAATAATCCAG GTATTCTCAGAGTATTTCAAGGAGTTAGAAGAGGAGAGTATCAGGGATAACTTTGTCATCATCTATGAGCTCATGGATGAGCTTATGGACTTCGGCTACCCCCAGACCACTGACAGCAAGATCCTGCAGGA GTACATCACCCAGGAGGGTCACAAGCTGGACACCAGTGCCCCCCGCCCCCCGGCAACCATCACCAACGCTGTGTCATGGAGGTCAGAGGGCATCAAGTATAGGAAGAATGAGGTGTTCCTAGACGTCGTAGAGTCGGTCAACCTCCTT GTCAGTGCTAATGGTAATGTGTTGTGCAGTGAGATTGTTGGTTCCATCAAGATGCGTGTGTTCCTGTCTGGAATGCCAGAGCTTCGCCTGGGCCTGAATGACAAGGTTCTGTTTGAGAACACTGGAC GAGGAAAGAGTAAGTCAGTGGAGCTGGAGGATGTAAAGTTTAATCAGTGTGTCCGTTTGTCCCGCTTTGAGAACGACCGCACAATCTCCTTCATTCCCCCCGACGGAGAGTTTGAGCTCATGTCCTACCGCCTCAACACACAT GTGAAGCCACTAATATGGATTGAGTCTGTTATAGAGAAGCATTCTCACAGCCGCATTGAGTACATGATCAAG GCTAAGAGTCAGTTCAAGAGGCGTTCGACTGCCAACAACGTAGAGATCCACATTCCAGTTCCCATGGATGCCGACACACCCCAGTTCAAGACCACGGTGGGCAGTGTGAAGTGGATCCCGGAGAACAGCGAGATCGTCTGGTCCTTGAAGTCTTTCCCT GGGGGTAAAGAGTACTTAATGCGAGCACACTTTGGCCTGCCCAGTGTGGAGGCAGAAGACAAGGAGGGGAAACCTCCCATCAGTGTCAAGTTTGAGATTCCTTACTTCACCACCTCTGGCATACAG gtGCGCTACCTGAAGATCATCGAGAAGAGTGGCTACCAGGCTTTACCCTGGGTGCGCTACATCACTCAAAATGGAG ACTACCAGCTCCGGACGCAGTGA